In the genome of Bosea sp. ANAM02, the window AGGAGCCGGCCGGCGAGCCCGAGTCTTAGCATCTCCTGCGCGCGCTCGCGCACGGCGGCGGGTTTCAGCAGGGCGCGGAACGCCTCGGGATCGCGGTCGGGCATCATCAACTCGGGCAGGCGTGTCGGAATCAGAACTTGTCGAGGTCGCGTCCGACCGTCGACTTCAGGGCGTTGTCGCCGGGCGCGCCATCCGGCGAATAATAGCCTGCGGCCTTCTTGGCCTCGATCTCGACGGAGGCGTCGGGCGGGACCAGCTCCGGCGGGATCGCGACGCGCTCGCCGATGGTGATGCCGCTCTCGACCATGGCGTCGTATTTCATGTTCGACATCGACATCAGCCGGTCGATATGGGTGACGCCGAGCCAGTGCAGCACATCCGGCATGAGCTGCTGGAAACGGGCATCCTGGACGCCGGCGACGCATTCGGTGCGCTCGAAATAGGTCGCGGCGGAATCGCCGCCCTCCTGGCGCTTGCGGGCGTTGTAGACGAGGAATTTCGTGACCTCGCCGAGCGCCCGGCCCTCCTTGCGGTTATAGACGATCAGGCCGACGCCGCCACTCTGGGCCTCCTTCACGCATTCCTCGATGCCATGCGTGAGATAGGGCCGGCAGGTGCAGATATCGGAGCCGAAGACGTCCGAGCCGTTGCACTCGTCATGGACGCGGCAGGCGATGCGCGCCTTCGGATCGGCGAGCCGCGAGGCCTCGCCCATGACATAGGCGGTGATCGAGCCGATCGGCGGCAGGAAGACCTTGAGGTCCGGCCGCGTCACCAGTTCGGGATACATGCCGCCTGTCTGCTCGAACAGCGTGCGGCGCAATTCGCTCTCGGTCGTGCCGAAGCGCTCGGCGATGCCTGGCAGATACCAGACCGGATCGACGGCGATCTTGGTGACGCTGATATCGCCGGACGCATGCAGGATATGGCCGTCCGCGGCGAGGCGGTGCGCGCCCATCGCCGCGAGAATCTCGGGCAGGTTGAGCCTCGCCTTGGTGATCGCGATCGAGGGGCGGATATCGATGCCCTCGCCGATCAGCCGGCCGAAATCCTGCGCGACCGTGTGGCCGAATGGGTCGAGCGAGACGATCTTCTTGAGATCGCCCCATTGCGGCTGCGGCGCGATCTCCGCCGTTGGATGGGTGTTGGTCAGGTCCGGGCGCTGTTGCGGGTTCATCGCGCGGGCCGAGATCGCCAGCGCCCGATAGACCGAATAGGAGCCGCCATGGGCGCCGATGACGTTGCGGTCGGCCGGGTTGGTGGTCGAGGCGATGATCGGGCCGCGCTCGGCGGCTGTGGCGGCGCCCCATCGGATGGGGAAGCGCGCGGCGGCGCTGCCCGGCTCGGGATGGGAGGTCAGCCTGATATGGCCGTTGCGGTTCGGCGCGTTCATCGCGGTCACGTCCTGAAAACGGAAGAAGGCCCCGGGACGGGATCGTCCGGGGCCTTCTGGACCTCGTGAAGTCTGAACCAGCGCGATGGCGCCGTCAATCGCCTTAGAAAACAGCGAGATAGCGCAGCAGCGAGATGATGCCGATCACGATCACGATGATCTGCACGACGTTCTTGATCTGCCCGTCGAGCGGCAGCATCCGCACGAGGTAGAGCACGAGGCCGATGACGAGAACGGTGATCAGCAGCGAAATCAGAATGGACATGCTTTCAGCCCTTTATCTCGGCCGGTAGCCGGCCCCCCGGAGCCCAGCCGCGACGCATTCGCGGCTTGTCGGCCCCGGAACAAGAACGTCGCAGGGCGG includes:
- a CDS encoding Thivi_2564 family membrane protein, whose product is MSILISLLITVLVIGLVLYLVRMLPLDGQIKNVVQIIVIVIGIISLLRYLAVF
- a CDS encoding GTP cyclohydrolase II; translated protein: MNAPNRNGHIRLTSHPEPGSAAARFPIRWGAATAAERGPIIASTTNPADRNVIGAHGGSYSVYRALAISARAMNPQQRPDLTNTHPTAEIAPQPQWGDLKKIVSLDPFGHTVAQDFGRLIGEGIDIRPSIAITKARLNLPEILAAMGAHRLAADGHILHASGDISVTKIAVDPVWYLPGIAERFGTTESELRRTLFEQTGGMYPELVTRPDLKVFLPPIGSITAYVMGEASRLADPKARIACRVHDECNGSDVFGSDICTCRPYLTHGIEECVKEAQSGGVGLIVYNRKEGRALGEVTKFLVYNARKRQEGGDSAATYFERTECVAGVQDARFQQLMPDVLHWLGVTHIDRLMSMSNMKYDAMVESGITIGERVAIPPELVPPDASVEIEAKKAAGYYSPDGAPGDNALKSTVGRDLDKF